A stretch of the Lactuca sativa cultivar Salinas chromosome 9, Lsat_Salinas_v11, whole genome shotgun sequence genome encodes the following:
- the LOC111879014 gene encoding glucuronoxylan 4-O-methyltransferase 1: MRSRTQYPMNTKLLVIAIIVVFFLLFVFRSTFSSSNDQGSSQIAQKVVPKAVSDSFRNIQKSPKCSETCNKIPPSLAQALVHYSTSTITPQQTIKEISVTKKILDMKSPCNFLVFGLGHDSLMWSSLNFNGRTVFLEEDKAWIEQIKKRFPMLESYHVTYDSKVNQADGLMEAGKGPECTAVGETRHSVCQLALKNLPEDVYETTWDLIMVDAPTGYYDEAPGRMSAIYTAGMMARNRAEGETDVFVHDVNRVVEDKFSNAFLCEGYMKKQEGRLRHFGIPSHRDEPNKPFCP; the protein is encoded by the coding sequence ATGAGGTCGAGAACACAATACCCAATGAACACCAAGCTTCTTGTCATTGCCATCATTGTCGtcttctttcttctctttgtATTTCGATCAACATTTTCATCTTCCAATGATCAAGGTTCATCTCAAATTGCGCAAAAAGTCGTTCCAAAAGCAGTTTCAGATTCTTTCAGAAACATTCAAAAGTCGCCAAAATGTTCAGAAACCTGCAACAAAATCCCACCTTCATTAGCTCAAGCCTTAGTACACTACTCAACCTCCACCATCACCCCACAACAAACCATCAAAGAAATATCGGTAACCAAAAAGATCTTAGACATGAAATCACCTTGCAACTTTCTAGTCTTTGGGCTAGGGCACGATAGCTTAATGTGGAGCTCTTTGAACTTCAATGGCCGAACAGTCTTTCTTGAAGAAGACAAAGCATGGATCGAGCAAATCAAGAAAAGATTTCCCATGTTGGAATCTTATCATGTAACGTATGACAGTAAGGTGAACCAAGCAGATGGCCTTATGGAAGCCGGAAAAGGGCCGGAGTGCACGGCGGTGGGTGAAACCAGGCACTCGGTTTGTCAACTAGCGCTGAAGAATTTGCCGGAGGATGTTTATGAGACGACGTGGGACTTGATCATGGTGGATGCGCCGACGGGGTACTATGATGAGGCACCAGGGCGGATGAGTGCGATTTATACGGCGGGGATGATGGCGAGGAACAGGGCGGAGGGAGAGACCGATGTTTTTGTGCATGATGTGAACAGGGTTGTTGAAGATAAGTTTTCTAATGCGTTTTTGTGTGAAGGGTATATGAAGAAACAAGAGGGGAGATTGAGGCACTTCGGAATTCCCAGCCATAGAGATGAACCTAACAAGCCTTTTTGTCCTTGa